The window CTGTATTTTTTGCACTACGTAAAAGATGTTATAATTACCGTCGTTCATTTTTCGAACACCACGACTTTGCCATGGTTCTTCCGTATATATTGGATATCGTTCCGGAAAATCAGATAATCCCAGAATAGAATCCTGTAACTTTTTCAAAATTTTTTGTGCTGCAACAGGAGCATACAGGGAATTGCATATATAATCTGCGATTCCCTCTAAGTCTTTTTTTGCATTATCGGAGACCAGAACCTGGTAGCTCATACATGGTATTTTTTCTTGATGTCAAAAAAAACGGCGGCAGCGGGAGTCATGCGACCGGCCTTCATGTCTGCATAGCCTTTTTCTAGTTCAGCATCGAATTCCGCCTTGGACAATCTGGATTCATCAACAGGTCGTTTGGGTAATTTCACCTCAAAAGGCAGTCCCTGTTGCAAAATAATTTGCTTGTAAAACATGTTGATGGCGTTGGACACAGGAATCCCTAAAGCGGCCAAGATGCTTTCGGCTTCTTCCTTGACTTCGGGCTCAATACGAGCATAAAGGTTAGCACTTTTTGTCATATTTTAAATATATAAATTTGTGCGCACAAACGCAATACATTTGTTTTTTAGTTGAAAATTTTCCTAGAACAGCAAAAACCAGCAACCTAGTCCGACAAAAACCGCCCGGAAAAATCCGAGCGGTTTTTTATGGCTAGATCCCCGATCGGGTTGTTAAAGACTACTTATTTCAAGAATCCATATTCGTAGACTTTGGGGCGGAGCTTTTCGGTGAGGGCTTTGTAGGCTGATTCGAAGTTTGAGAAGTTTACGGGGATGGAAATACCTGTGTCGTTTTGTGCTTTGAGTGCCATTCGAATTTGATACCAGCCCACATCGGAACGGTTGAGTTTGTACTCGTCACGAATTTTATGATTGAAGGTTTGCTTGAAGTAGGCTTGCCAGATTTTTAGACCTTCGGCAAGGACTGCGTTTGCTTCTTCGCTGAAGGTTTTACCTTCCATGTAGCGGACCATGAAATCACTTTCAAAGCGTTCCGAGGAACCTACTTGTTCTTCTGTGAAAGGAATGAAGTGGTTGACGATACTCCATTTCTTGTTGTTCCATTCCAAATCGTTTGCGCTGGCGGTGAGATTGCTACCGTTAAAAAGCATCCACACGAGACAATCGTTCTTGAATTCTTCGGGAAGTTCGCAGTTGGGTTGAAGGAATTGGTCACGATCATTAAGCCAAGTGTGGGGCGTAACTTTCTCCATAGAAAACATTACTGCAGCCTTCCATAGATTTGTTTCGTTGATATAGAAACCGTTGCCTCTTGACGCTGATGATGATAGTAAGTAAACATACTTGGCTGCATTTTGCATATCATTTGTCCCAGCGCACATGTAGGCAATGGCGTTGTTACTCCAGTATTTGACCCTTGGAATACCTTTTGTTGGCTCAAGGACATTGCTAAGAGGAACGCAAGAAATTTTATTAGCTTTTGGACGTTCTATCCATTTACTCAAGTAATCTTTTTCGCTTAATGGAAAAAATGTTTTAGCTCCAACAAGTTGAGCCTTTTTGTCATAAGCTAAACATGGAATTTCTAGATTCTTCGACTCCACTTCGTTTCGCTCAGAATGACATCCGACCATACCCGTTTTTATTTTATCATTGCGTGTTTTCCAAATAAGGAATCCAATGGGAAAGTCGCCCTTCAGCCCTTCAAAGGACTTGCTATGTACGATAAATCCATCAAGATATTTTGCTGACCATTCGTTTCTGAATGTTTCAAAATTAGGAGCATTCACATATTTCATTTTGCTAAACATTGCTAAAGTCGCGGAAGGAATTTCTTTTGCAATTCTTGCAACGAATTGTGTGAATAATTCATTACTTGCTTTGCCGTATTTTCCCATACCAACTTCTGCCCATTT of the Fibrobacter sp. UWR4 genome contains:
- a CDS encoding type II toxin-antitoxin system RelB/DinJ family antitoxin, with the protein product MTKSANLYARIEPEVKEEAESILAALGIPVSNAINMFYKQIILQQGLPFEVKLPKRPVDESRLSKAEFDAELEKGYADMKAGRMTPAAAVFFDIKKKYHV
- a CDS encoding type II toxin-antitoxin system RelE/ParE family toxin, which gives rise to MSYQVLVSDNAKKDLEGIADYICNSLYAPVAAQKILKKLQDSILGLSDFPERYPIYTEEPWQSRGVRKMNDGNYNIFYVVQKIQVVVLRVFYVGQDVPSLLNEPQNRPNSNS